A single region of the Sorghum bicolor cultivar BTx623 chromosome 7, Sorghum_bicolor_NCBIv3, whole genome shotgun sequence genome encodes:
- the LOC8064311 gene encoding uncharacterized protein LOC8064311 isoform X3 produces MFGDMAAAADSGMAMPFYPLQDQEGELTTDPHHHMLCFMGSSNSHPVPHPNPALMPRPPPPPPAPASTSNATLLPPPVPNPSSSLPSPPKYKFVTGSPADWCADEIATLNQGLIRYAHEPSIMKYVKIAAMLPTKTIRDVALRCVWTPGKESSRRKPDGYHAGTNMTYSKNKMAASTSVTNIPMPLPNNVFPFSISLHHPSQNNLVSVEVPILDSATQLLEENNQLLSQIAANIRTLKTEENGDLFLHANNNIRAISERMRETLGIMDHMPSLPVHVNEEHLSSLVHLHRGARLT; encoded by the exons ATGTTTGGGgacatggccgccgccgccgactccgGCATGGCCATGCCCTTCTACCCGCTTCAGGACCAGGAGGGAGAGCTCACCACCGATCCCCACCACCACATGCTCTGCTTCATGGGGAGCTCCAACTCTCACCCCGTTCCTCATCCCAATCCCGCTCTCATGCCtagaccaccaccacctcctcctgctcctgcgAGCACCAGCAATGCCACCCTCTTGCCTCCTCCTGTCCCCAACCCTTCCTCCTCACTTCCATCCCCTCCAAAGTACAAGTTCGTCACTGGTTCGCCTGCCGATTGGTGCGCCGATGAGATCGCAACATTGAATCAGGGCCTCATCAG GTACGCCCATGAACCTAGTATTATGAAGTACGTCAAGATTGCTGCTATGCTGCCCACTAAAACCATTAGGGATGTTGCACTAAGATGCGTCTGGACTCCT GGCAAAGAAAGTAGTAGGAGGAAACCTGATGGATATCATGCAGGGACAAACATGACATACTCGAAG AATAAAATGGCTGCATCTACCTCGGTAACTAATATTCCGATGCCGCTTCCAAACAATGTGTTCCCATTTTCAATATCACTGCATCATCCAAGTCAAAATAACTTGGTCTCTGTGGAAG TCCCCATTTTAGATAGTGCAACTCAGCTTCTGGAGGAAAATAATCAGCTACTCAGTCAGATTGCTGCAAATATCAGGACCCTTAAG ACGGAGGAGAACGGGGATCTATTCCTGCACGCAAATAACAATATAAGAGCAATTTCAGAACG AATGAGGGAGACACTAGGTATCATGGATCATATGCCTTCCTTGCCCGTACATGTAAATGAAGAGCACCTAAGTTCACTTGTTCATTTGCACAGAGGG GCAAGGCTGACATAA
- the LOC8064311 gene encoding uncharacterized protein LOC8064311 isoform X1: MFGDMAAAADSGMAMPFYPLQDQEGELTTDPHHHMLCFMGSSNSHPVPHPNPALMPRPPPPPPAPASTSNATLLPPPVPNPSSSLPSPPKYKFVTGSPADWCADEIATLNQGLIRYAHEPSIMKYVKIAAMLPTKTIRDVALRCVWTPGKESSRRKPDGYHAGTNMTYSKNKMAASTSVTNIPMPLPNNVFPFSISLHHPSQNNLVSVEVPILDSATQLLEENNQLLSQIAANIRTLKTEENGDLFLHANNNIRAISERMRETLGIMDHMPSLPVHVNEEHLSSLVHLHRGVRPQPW; encoded by the exons ATGTTTGGGgacatggccgccgccgccgactccgGCATGGCCATGCCCTTCTACCCGCTTCAGGACCAGGAGGGAGAGCTCACCACCGATCCCCACCACCACATGCTCTGCTTCATGGGGAGCTCCAACTCTCACCCCGTTCCTCATCCCAATCCCGCTCTCATGCCtagaccaccaccacctcctcctgctcctgcgAGCACCAGCAATGCCACCCTCTTGCCTCCTCCTGTCCCCAACCCTTCCTCCTCACTTCCATCCCCTCCAAAGTACAAGTTCGTCACTGGTTCGCCTGCCGATTGGTGCGCCGATGAGATCGCAACATTGAATCAGGGCCTCATCAG GTACGCCCATGAACCTAGTATTATGAAGTACGTCAAGATTGCTGCTATGCTGCCCACTAAAACCATTAGGGATGTTGCACTAAGATGCGTCTGGACTCCT GGCAAAGAAAGTAGTAGGAGGAAACCTGATGGATATCATGCAGGGACAAACATGACATACTCGAAG AATAAAATGGCTGCATCTACCTCGGTAACTAATATTCCGATGCCGCTTCCAAACAATGTGTTCCCATTTTCAATATCACTGCATCATCCAAGTCAAAATAACTTGGTCTCTGTGGAAG TCCCCATTTTAGATAGTGCAACTCAGCTTCTGGAGGAAAATAATCAGCTACTCAGTCAGATTGCTGCAAATATCAGGACCCTTAAG ACGGAGGAGAACGGGGATCTATTCCTGCACGCAAATAACAATATAAGAGCAATTTCAGAACG AATGAGGGAGACACTAGGTATCATGGATCATATGCCTTCCTTGCCCGTACATGTAAATGAAGAGCACCTAAGTTCACTTGTTCATTTGCACAGAGGGGTAAGACCACAGCCTTGGTGA
- the LOC8064311 gene encoding uncharacterized protein LOC8064311 isoform X2 — MFGDMAAAADSGMAMPFYPLQDQEGELTTDPHHHMLCFMGSSNSHPVPHPNPALMPRPPPPPPAPASTSNATLLPPPVPNPSSSLPSPPKYKFVTGSPADWCADEIATLNQGLIRYAHEPSIMKYVKIAAMLPTKTIRDVALRCVWTPGKESSRRKPDGYHAGTNMTYSKNKMAASTSVTNIPMPLPNNVFPFSISLHHPSQNNLVSVEDSATQLLEENNQLLSQIAANIRTLKTEENGDLFLHANNNIRAISERMRETLGIMDHMPSLPVHVNEEHLSSLVHLHRGVRPQPW, encoded by the exons ATGTTTGGGgacatggccgccgccgccgactccgGCATGGCCATGCCCTTCTACCCGCTTCAGGACCAGGAGGGAGAGCTCACCACCGATCCCCACCACCACATGCTCTGCTTCATGGGGAGCTCCAACTCTCACCCCGTTCCTCATCCCAATCCCGCTCTCATGCCtagaccaccaccacctcctcctgctcctgcgAGCACCAGCAATGCCACCCTCTTGCCTCCTCCTGTCCCCAACCCTTCCTCCTCACTTCCATCCCCTCCAAAGTACAAGTTCGTCACTGGTTCGCCTGCCGATTGGTGCGCCGATGAGATCGCAACATTGAATCAGGGCCTCATCAG GTACGCCCATGAACCTAGTATTATGAAGTACGTCAAGATTGCTGCTATGCTGCCCACTAAAACCATTAGGGATGTTGCACTAAGATGCGTCTGGACTCCT GGCAAAGAAAGTAGTAGGAGGAAACCTGATGGATATCATGCAGGGACAAACATGACATACTCGAAG AATAAAATGGCTGCATCTACCTCGGTAACTAATATTCCGATGCCGCTTCCAAACAATGTGTTCCCATTTTCAATATCACTGCATCATCCAAGTCAAAATAACTTGGTCTCTGTGGAAG ATAGTGCAACTCAGCTTCTGGAGGAAAATAATCAGCTACTCAGTCAGATTGCTGCAAATATCAGGACCCTTAAG ACGGAGGAGAACGGGGATCTATTCCTGCACGCAAATAACAATATAAGAGCAATTTCAGAACG AATGAGGGAGACACTAGGTATCATGGATCATATGCCTTCCTTGCCCGTACATGTAAATGAAGAGCACCTAAGTTCACTTGTTCATTTGCACAGAGGGGTAAGACCACAGCCTTGGTGA